Part of the Vulpes vulpes isolate BD-2025 chromosome 13, VulVul3, whole genome shotgun sequence genome, atttcagaaacttTGAAAGTTGTgtgaattataaagaaaaaagttttaaagaaaatagttgtGTGTTGCTCTGTTATTTAGATGACAAAAATATGCTTATAATCATTTgacctttgggtttttttttttttttttttaaaggaggaaaggatggaaataatttctgaaagaTCAAAAGAGAGTGTGTATTCATGGAACAAAACTGCAGAAAAGAGTGATTTTGAAGCTGTAGAAGCACTAATGTCAATGAGCTGCAGTTGGAAGtctgattttaagaaatatattgaaaatagaCCTGTTACTCCAGTATCCGATATGTCTGAGGAAGAAAATCTACTCCCGGGTACACCTGATTTTCATACGATTCCAGCATTTGTAAGTATTACTGTTTTTAAGATGAGAATGTAGATGATAGaattgttggttttgtttttgggtttttttttttttttttttttgtaatttacgTAATGGACTTAATTTCTCATGCCCATGGCctgtatatttctcttttctagtgTTTGACTCCACCTTACAGTCCTTCTGACTTTGAACCCTCTCAAGTGTCAAATTTGATGGCATCAGCGCCATCTACTGGACACTTCAAATCATTCTCAGATACTGCCAAGCCTCACATTGCTGCACctttcaaagaggaagaaaagagccCAATACCTCCTCCCAAACTCCCCAAGGCTCAGGCCACAAGTGTGATTCGTCATACAGCCGATGCCCAGCTGTGTAACCACCGATCCTGCCCAGTGAAAGCAGCCAGCATTCTCAATTATCAGGACAATTCTTTTCGAAGAAGAACCCACCTAAATGTTGAGGCTGCCAGAAAAAACATACCCTGTGCAGCTGTGTCACCAAACAGATCCAAGTGTGAGAGAAACACAGCAGCAGATGTTGATGAGAAAGCAAGTCCCGCACTTTATGACTTTTCTGTGCCTTCCTCAGAGACTGTCATCTGTAGACCTCAGCCAGCCCCTGGGTCCCCACAACAGAAGTCGGTGTTGGTCTCTCCACCTGCAGTATCAACAGGGGGAGTGCCACCTATGCCAGTCATCTGTCAGATGGTTCCCCTCCCTGCAAACAACCCTGTTGTGACAACAGTCGTCCCTAGCACTCCACCCAGTCAGCCACCAGCTGTCTGCCCACCTGTTGTGTTCATGGGCACTCAGGTGCCCAAAGGCGCTGTCATGTTTGTCGTACCCCAGCCTGTCGTTCAGAACCCAAAGCCTCCAGTGGTGAGCCCAAATGGCACCAGACTCTCTCCTATTGCCCCTGCTCCAGGGTTTTCCCCTTCCACAGCAAAAGTCACTCCTCAGATTGACTCCTCCAGGATAAGAAGTCACATCTGTAGCCACCCAGGATGCGGCAAGACATACTTTAAAAGCTCTCATCTGAAGGCGCACATGAGAACACACACAGGTACCAACCATTTCTTATTTGTGTCTTAGAAATTCAGGTGAATATTTTTAGGCCATGATCACATATATATAAACCAGGCATGTTAAAGAAGAACTTGCTTTATTAGCCAGTTCAGTGGATAATACTTACGagttcttctaaaatatttcatcaaggtgttttttaatttctttaatgatgATCTTTGAGTGTCTGAGTAATTACTTTAATAAAGTATTTCTAAAACCTTTGTATCATAGTTGAAATCAGaaaaccttttttgtttttggatttttgtaAAGGGAAGATTCCTATAAATGTGACAGAatgaaagttgaaaatagagcagCATACATATTCACTTAACAGTTGATTCATTTAgtagcttttattttgaaaagattctcttaggatattttatttttatttttatttttttattttttttatttttaattttatttatttatgatagtcatacagagagaaagagagagaggcagagacacaggcagagggagaagcaggctccatgcgccgggagcctgatgtgggattcgatcccgggtctccaggatcgcgccctgggccaaaggcaggcgccaaaccgctgcgccacccagggatccctcttaggatattttaaaatgtatatcttTAGATATAACTAGATATGTAATTTCTAGTGATTTGATAAATGCATAGTAACGATCGGAATTTCTTTGTCTCAGGAGAAAAGCCTTTTAGCTGTAGCTGGAAAGGCTGTGAAAGGAGGTTTGCCCGTTCTGATGAACTGTCCAGACATCGGCGAACCCATACAGGTGAAAAGAAATTTGCTTGTCCCATGTGTGACCGACGGTTCATGAGGAGTGACCATTTGACCAAGCATGCCCGGCGCCATCTGTCAGCCAAGAAGCTACCAAATTGGCAGATGGAAGTGAGCAAGTTAAACGACATTGCCTTACCTCCAACCCCTGCCCCCAAACAGTGACCGCTCAGAAGGTGAGAATGAGAAGTAACTTTGGTTACAGCCAGGAGCCAGTGGTGTTATAAAAATGCTTCCACTGCAAGTCTGTGGCCCTCTAGTGTGGGCTGAAAACAGAAGCCCTACAGCTGAGGAGAATGCTCCGCCTGGGTTAGAGGACAAGAAGTGCTGCAGCCACAGGCAGGTCACGGCGTGGCAGGATTCATTTCTTATCACATAAGAGAGATGAGAAAgcttttattcctttaaatattttttgaaggttTCAGATGAGGTCAACACAGGTAGCACAGATTTTGAATTTGTGTGCAcaatttattacttcattttcacCATTTATACTTGAGACCAACTTTTCAATGTGATTCTTCTAAAGCACTGGTTTCAAGAGTAGAGAGACTGGAGATAAACATTACGGTACAGAGATGGAGATGGAAAATTGATTTGTATTATTACGAATATTGGCATCTTTTCCTAGTTACCTTGTTTACTATTCATAGTCTTTCCAGTCAACTTTGTGGATGTAGTTGTTAAATATATCTAGAACTAGCATTTTTATACTTGATAACATTTGGAATTAAGCAACTGTATATTGCTGAAGAGGGCCCAAAGAATTGGAATCCTCAATAATTTAATTGCTTTGAAGTATAGctataatttttcacatttttgttttgaaagtttAACAGATGAATATATCTAGGCATTTTATTATGCTTTGAACTTTAGTCTGCCTGCAGTTTCTTGTGTAGAGTTGAAAATTGTATACCAATGTGTTTTCTGTAGACTCTTAAGATACATTGCactttgtttagaaaaaaaaattgaagataaaaatatatattgtaaagaAGGGATACCAAGAATTTCAGATAACTCCTTGAAAATGATGGCTTATGTCATTAGTAAAATACCCTTATATTATGAGGATGTAATATGTGCTCAATTGAATTAGAAAGTTAGTGACCATCATTCACATGGACAGATGTCATCCTGTTAATTTATAAGAGttttggtgggtggggagggaggtggaacTAGTTGAGTAGAAGTTGTTAAAAATTCACTATTGTTAACAGTATTTCTATTACATTCTGTTGTATAGTGGATGATATACACAGTGGTGAAACAAAAGtcaattgtttaaaatatatagtgaaaAATGGCACTATATCTTcccatttaacatttttctctattgGGTATTGATTTCTGACATCAAAACTTGGACCCTTGGAAAACAagaattcttttaataaaaaaaagtctttgtgatTTACAATTTGCacaatatttcttttgttgtacTTTATATCTTGTTTACAATAAAGAATTTCCTTTGGTATATTTACTTGGTTGATTGCATTTGTTAAGAACCATTCTCAGTCTAATGTGATTTGGTCACTGACACGTGACATTGGTCACTTATGGTACTATCCAAAGATAAAGATTTAGTGTCTGAAATTCTCTTAAGAGCTTCATTCAAATTTAGAACTGTTAGGAGTGTGTCCTTAACATGAATCAATTTAGAGCATATACAAAGTGAGGCCTGGTATCCATATATTCATTGAGATAATTTGCAAGCCTGCCCAGTCTAAGAAACCAGTGCATTTCAATCtttgaacattcttgtacattttGATGATTTGGGGTTGAAATATAGCTCTGGCTCTCCACAAAACTTTAAGTAGCATTAAGTTAAAGGGCATACCACAGTGAATAATTACAAGCAATGAGACTGCTGCAGCAAATGAAAAGGAGCCTGACCTGTTAAATAGAGTGTAAATTACCTCTAGAAGTTAGATTAGCTCAAACTATTAAGTGAAACCTTAAATGCAACAAACATACTGGTACTTAAACTGTGTGAATGGTAATACACCTGGGAAGAGCAGTGTTTGCTAGTCACTTGTCAGGGACCTAGGAGCTATAAATGCTACTTGGTGTATTGAGTATACTTCTGGAGATTGCTATTTTAGTTGGCTCTGAAACCCCCTTGTCATGGGAGAACATCTTTTGCAGTGTCCAGCTTAACCATTGACCTGAAGTCTGGCTTACTTACTGTTGAACACCCATGTTAGGGGGCGATGTAATGTACTCACTTGGCACCAGTTATAAGACCAGCATCTTGGGTAATCTGTGCATCTGTTGCTACTTAATTCTTGGAAACTTAACACCACCTAACAACATAGCTGCTGGGGAGGGTCCTTGTTCTGCAGCTTCTATGGTGGGAACCTGGACCATCCTTACTCAGTTCCTCATGGTGGTGGTAGGTCCTCAGAAGTGGGAGAACAGGAAAGTAGCTGACCTAGTACTCATCCCCTTGTACTGACATGGCCAGTGGAAATGTGCCACCCATTGCTGTGTTCTTCCCAGTCCTAGTTGCATCTGAGACTTTTCCTTAGAAATTTTGTAAATCAAATCATTTTAACAGTAATATATTTGAGTTGAATGTTCATGCTGGCTCTGATCTTGATGCAAAAGTTGCCCCCAAGCCAGAATATTTGTAGCATGTAATGACAATGTGGTATTAGTGTAGCTTTAGCACTACTTTTGGTGGTTTCCTGTCTGACATCTATTAAGGTCAAACTGTAAGAAATTGCTGATATTCAAGCTGTTttaatagttcattcttttttgatatttttttttttttttttttaagattttacgagagacacagagagaggcagagacataggcagagggagaagcaggctccctgtgggaagcctgatgcaggacttcatcccaggaccccaagatcatgacctgagccaaaggcaagcctctcaaccactcagccacccaggcgtccctctttgtAGATGATTAGACTTAGAGTTGCAAAAATAGAGTTCCCATTTATCTTTCATCCAGCTTTCCCTTGTGTAACATGTTACATAGCCATAGAACGTTTATCAAAGTTAAGAAATTAATCTTGATACAAAACTATTAACTAAAGCATAGAACTTAGTTTGAGTTTCACTAGTTTTTctatccatcttttttttctgttagagtATCTAATCCAGGATCTCAAACATTTAAATTGTCCTACCCAGTTTTCTCCAATCGATGGTCATCCTGTCTTGTCTCTCTTGGATTGTACTTGTCGGTTATTTTGTAGAATGACCCTCAATTTGCGTTTGATGTTTTTTGATGACTAGATTGAGATTATGCGTTAATTGGGAAGATACCACAGAGTGATGTCTTCAGTGCATCATATCAAGAAATACATGATATCTGTGTTTCTGGTGATACTAACCTTGATCACTTAGCTAAGTGATATCTGCCAAAATTTTCCACTATAACCTATTTCTCTCTATAATTATTAACTATTTggagagagattttttaaaagattttttatttattcattcatgagagacagagagagagagaggcagagacataggcagagggagaagcaggctccatgcagggagcctgacgtgggactcaatcctgggtctccagaatcatgccctaggctgaaggtagtgctaagccgctgagccaccagggctgcccggagaGAGATTCTTTAAGACGAATAACCCGTTTCCGCTTACACTTTTAAGCATACCACTCAAGTATGCTTAAATAGATCTTGCTTATGGCAGTTATTACTGTGATATTCTAATAGTGATTTCCTATTGCCTTCATTGTGTATTAATTGAAATTCTGGAGGAAAGAGTTGTTGCTTCTCCTCCATGTACTTATGTATTCAGTTATTTATGTCGCTATGAAATTAGGGATATTTATGTCATTCTTTGAGTtattatacagtatttatttttatgactcaGTTGTTCCAACTTTGACTATTCAAGCATTTTTGATTGACAAAGATGGAAATTTCACAGAGGTTCAAGCTATCATTTCTCACCAAAATGAGCCATTTATTTGGTGTTAGTGATTTGactttttcaaagttttctctATCCATGTGGTTACTGCTCATCTAATCCACTCTCTCTCACTTAAACAACCAACTGCAACTATCCCAAACTAGTCTCATCCTGTCTCCATCCAGCCTCCTTGCCAGTCAGTCTTCTGAAAATGCAAACCTGACCATGTCACTTCCTCATTTAAGACATTTCAAAACTTTCACGATGCTCTTAGGAACAAGTCTAAGTCTCTTAACAGGATCTAGAACAATGCTGTCTAATAGCAATATAATGTAAGCCATATatgtaatttgaaattttctagtagccacatcaaaaaatttttaaattaattttaatatttttatttgacccAGTATATCCAAAGTATTACATTTCAACAATcagtataaaattattaatgagatatattctttttttgcaTGAATCTTTGAAATCCAATATATATTACTTGCTCACTGTGTCTCAGTTGGAACTAActccatttcaagtgctcagtagctatAGGCGGCTAGTGGCTGCTTAAGGCACTGTGCAGAGCTAGAAGTCCCCGCACTGTTCTGCTTCTAGCAACCTTGCATGGCTTTCCACCTTATTCTCCACACCATGTCCAAGCTCTGAGTATGCAATTTCTTCTGCTAGAAATGTTGCCTTGCCCTTCCTTTTACTTTGACATTTCTGCTCTAATAATTACAGTTTGCTGAAATTGCTTAATGTCTTTTCCCTTGACCTTTGTAAAATTCCACAAAGACAAAGGACCCTGTGAATCTTGCTCACTGCTCTATCACCAGCACCTaatacagtgcctgacacatagcagggGCTCATGAAATTTTGTCAAACTGAAAACTGAACTGAGAAGAGGTTCTGTGCATCGTTAGGGAGTGAGAACAATTAAGGAGTTGTTAGATGACCTGCAGGGTACAAAGGCAATGAAAAGCTGAAGACTGCCTTTTTCTTATTCCTATCCATCTCTGCTAGTATTAGAAGGACCACTCACTACAACCTTCTAAGCTCTCAGAGAGTTGCATGGGATTTAGGTTCTcttcattgcatttttaattgGGCAGGGAAATCTGATCAAGATGGCCATACATAAGGCTCACCAAAGCCCTCTCAGTGAGTAATTCCTCAGCCTGGAATAGTTCAGCTCTCACCCCACCCTTTCTCTTTGGGGACACTCAGAATGAGGCAAGACATAAATGAGGACCTTCATCGAGGGCACTGGACAGTCAGCAAAACCTTGGAGTTAAGAGAAATCTTTTGGGAAATGAAATCAAGGGACACCTTaagggaagcttttttttttttttctagagatgtCCCACtgattttgtgtgtgcatgcacattttgcatgtgtgtgtgtgtgtgtgtgtgtgagtggtaATCCAGTTCTGGCATTTTTCTGATCAACTTAACAGTTTGGGAAAAGGCTTAGAGTTGGTTCTCAAATAGAAATGCCTCGAATTTTCTGCACAGGTAGCTGTGCCCTAGAGAAGGTGTAAGCGAAGAGCACTGGTCAAATGATAAGACCCggtgtattagggttctccagagaaagagagcaaatagAATTTATATAAAGAGATTAATTATAAGGAATTGTTTTATGTGGTgttggaggctggcaagtcccaAGATCTGTAGTGGGCAAGCTGGAGACTCAGAAGAGCTAATGTTATAGTTCCAGTGCAAATGGGGGCGGTCTCAAGACTCAGAAAGAGCTGATGTTTCAGTCTcagtctgaaggcaggaaaaaagcTAATGCCCCAGCTTAAAGATAGTCAGATAGCAGGTATTCCTCCTTAGTCTTCTGCTGTAGTCAGGCCTTCAACTCATTGGAGGAGGCCAACCCACATTAGGGAGGGCAGTCTGCTCTACTCAGTCTGTTGGTTCAAATGTTAATCTCCcacagaaacaccctcacagacgcaactagaataatgtttgatcaAATATCTGGACACTCTCTAGCCCCATCAAGGTGACACACAGAACTAACCATCATGCCTACATTCTAGTTCTGGGTCTACTGATAACTAGTTTATTCCTTGGGAAAGTTGCTTTCTCACTCCTGGGTCTCAGCATCCACTTTTAAGAACAGGGCTGAACACACCTGTCTTATTCAGCTCATAGAGCTACTGGCAAGCTCAAACAAAGCTATGTATACAAAAGCTCTTGGAAAGTATAATACATTTTACACTCGCTGGCACTGTACAGCACCCATGTCTGGGAACATATGTATGGCAGTAAATGGATTAGCATGCCCCTGTAGGGTGGCCACCTATTTTGGAAAAGAGAGGCCACTCAGAGCTGGGAAGATTAGCAAATTTTAATATCCAGGGTTTCCATATGTATCTAATTATTTGGGTGACCCATTTACAGTAATTGTCATTACAATGAGGCCAGTCTAATGGGAAGGAACGCACAAAGTATAAAGTCATGGCTATTTGCTGAGCATAGCTAAAGCATGGacacttgtctttttattataaagtacGAATTTGGACAGAGTTACCAGAGAAGCATCCAGTATATGAACTAACTGCCTTTATGGAGTCAATTTATggagtttattttgttcttctttgtgAATTCTCCAAGTCTGAGCTTTGCTAATTCATGTTAAAGTGCTCAATATCAGATGCTCTATCCAGCATCGGCTAAAAATGCTTTACAGACCTCTAGGAGTCA contains:
- the KLF10 gene encoding Krueppel-like factor 10, yielding MGRGQTARRAAAAGAASSVSERPSVARQPSSVAAVSSPPAARQPAMLNFGASLQHAAEERMEIISERSKESVYSWNKTAEKSDFEAVEALMSMSCSWKSDFKKYIENRPVTPVSDMSEEENLLPGTPDFHTIPAFCLTPPYSPSDFEPSQVSNLMASAPSTGHFKSFSDTAKPHIAAPFKEEEKSPIPPPKLPKAQATSVIRHTADAQLCNHRSCPVKAASILNYQDNSFRRRTHLNVEAARKNIPCAAVSPNRSKCERNTAADVDEKASPALYDFSVPSSETVICRPQPAPGSPQQKSVLVSPPAVSTGGVPPMPVICQMVPLPANNPVVTTVVPSTPPSQPPAVCPPVVFMGTQVPKGAVMFVVPQPVVQNPKPPVVSPNGTRLSPIAPAPGFSPSTAKVTPQIDSSRIRSHICSHPGCGKTYFKSSHLKAHMRTHTGEKPFSCSWKGCERRFARSDELSRHRRTHTGEKKFACPMCDRRFMRSDHLTKHARRHLSAKKLPNWQMEVSKLNDIALPPTPAPKQ